Proteins encoded in a region of the Euleptes europaea isolate rEulEur1 chromosome 3, rEulEur1.hap1, whole genome shotgun sequence genome:
- the ZCCHC17 gene encoding zinc finger CCHC domain-containing protein 17, whose amino-acid sequence MSSFKESAQFKTMEVLPELYDIFQGEVASVTEYGAFIKIPGSRKQGLVHKSHMSNCRIDKPSEMVDVGEKVWVKLIGKEKTDDKLKLSLSMKVVNQGTGKDLDPNNVALDQDARKKSSFKDYSSQKITLEAVLNTVCKKCGCPGHLAKECFMQPGGIKYTLIPEEEEETPAEEEKERHQSENSIKKRKKKKKKKKHKSKAPSESDNSDSCHSDAGGDQPARKKAKHPEKASTSQKRKKKKHHKKKHKE is encoded by the exons ATGTCTTCTTTCAAGGAATCTGCACAATTTAAGACAATGGAAGTGCTTCCAGAACTCTACGATATTTTTCAAGGAGAG GTTGCCTCCGTGACAGAGTATGGAGCATTTATAAAAAttccaggaagcaggaaacaag GCCTTGTACATAAAAGTCATATGTCAAATTGCCGGATAGATAAACCCTCAGAGATGGTGGATGTTGGAGAAAAAGTATGGGTGAAACTGATAGGAAAAGAG AAGACCGATGACAAACTGAAACTGTCTCTCTCCATGAAAGTTGTCAACCAAGGAACCGGAAAGGACCTGGATCCCAATAACGTTGCCCTTGa TCAAGATGCGCGGAAAAAAAGCTCATTCAAAGACTACAGCAGCCAGAAGATCACTCTTGAAGCTGTTTTGAACACAGTCTGCAAAAAGTGTGGCTGTCCAG GTCATTTAGCGAAGGAGTGCTTCATGCAGCCAGGAGGCATCAAGTACACTCTTAttccagaggaggaagaagaaacccctgcagaggaagagaaggaaagacaTCAGTCTGAGAATTCcataaagaagagaaaaaag aagaagaagaagaagaagcacaaGAGCAAAGCCCCCTCTGAATCGGATAATTCCGACAGCTGTCACTCAGACGCAGGTGGTGATCAGCCGGCCAGGAAGAAGGCAAAGCATCCTGAAAAGGCGAGCACGtctcagaagaggaagaaaaagaagcaccATAAGAAAAAGCACAAAGAATGA